From Erinaceus europaeus chromosome 9, mEriEur2.1, whole genome shotgun sequence, one genomic window encodes:
- the NIT1 gene encoding deaminated glutathione amidase isoform X2: MAVSSSGELPLVAVCQLTSTPDKQQNFKACSELVREAARLGACLAFLPEAFDFIARDPDETLRLSEPLGGNLLGEYTQLARECGLWLSLGGFHERGQDWAQTQKIYNCHVLLDNKGSIVATYRKTHLCDVEIPGQEPMCESSSTLPGPSLEPPINTPAGKIGLAVCYDMRFPELSLKLAQAGAEILTYPSAFGFVTGPAHWEVLLRARAIETQCYVVAAAQCGRHHDKRASYGHSMVVDPWGTVVARCSEGPGLCLAQIDLRYLQQLRQHLPVSQHRRPDLYGNLSHPLS, encoded by the exons ATGGCCGTCTCTTCCTCCGGGGAACTGCCCTTGGTGGCTGTGTGCCAGCTAACATCGACACCAGACAAGCAGCAGAACTTTAAAGCATGTTCTGAGTTGGTTCGGGAAGCTGCCAGGCTGGGCGCTTGCCTGGCTTTCCTACCCGAGGCCTTTGACTTCATAGCGCGGGACCCTGACGAGACGCTGCGCCTGTCTGAGCCTCTGGGTGGGAACCTTTTGGGAGAATACACCCAGCTTGCCAG GGAATGTGGACTTTGGCTGTCCTTGGGTGGTTTCCATGAGCGTGGCCAAGACTGGGCGCAGACTCAGAAAATCTACAATTGTCATGTGCTTCTGGACAATAAGG gCTCCATAGTGGCCACTTACAGGAAGACACATCTGTGTGATGTAGAGATTCCAGGGCAGGAGCCAATGTGTGAGAGCAGTTCTACCTTGCCAGGGCCCAGCCTGGAGCCACCTATCAACACACCAGCAGGAAAG ATTGGTCTGGCTGTCTGCTACGATATGCGGTTCCCTGAACTCTCCCTAAAACTGGCTCAGGCTGGAGCAGAAATACTCACCTATCCATCTGCTTTTGGATTTGTTACAGGCCCAGCCCACTGGGAG GTGCTGCTACGGGCCCGGGCCATCGAAACCCAATGCTATGTGGTGGCGGCAGCGCAGTGTGGACGCCACCATGACAAGAGAGCCAGTTACGGCCACAGCATGGTGGTGGACCCTTGGGGGACAGTGGTGGCCAGATGCTCTGAGGGACCAGGCCTCTGCCTTGCCCAAATTGACCTCCGTTACCTTCAACAGCTACGCCAGCACCTGCCAGTGTCCCAGCATCGCAGGCCTGACCTCTATGGAAATCTGAGTCACCCACTGTCTTAG
- the NIT1 gene encoding deaminated glutathione amidase isoform X1: MPPLQLLPLLLCPGLRIPRQALLSAQSRHRAMAVSSSGELPLVAVCQLTSTPDKQQNFKACSELVREAARLGACLAFLPEAFDFIARDPDETLRLSEPLGGNLLGEYTQLARECGLWLSLGGFHERGQDWAQTQKIYNCHVLLDNKGSIVATYRKTHLCDVEIPGQEPMCESSSTLPGPSLEPPINTPAGKIGLAVCYDMRFPELSLKLAQAGAEILTYPSAFGFVTGPAHWEVLLRARAIETQCYVVAAAQCGRHHDKRASYGHSMVVDPWGTVVARCSEGPGLCLAQIDLRYLQQLRQHLPVSQHRRPDLYGNLSHPLS; encoded by the exons AT GCCTCCTCTCCAGCTCCTGCCCCTGCTTTTGTGTCCCGGACTCCGGATCCCTCGACAGGCATTGCTTAGCGCTCAGTCTAG GCACAGAGCCATGGCCGTCTCTTCCTCCGGGGAACTGCCCTTGGTGGCTGTGTGCCAGCTAACATCGACACCAGACAAGCAGCAGAACTTTAAAGCATGTTCTGAGTTGGTTCGGGAAGCTGCCAGGCTGGGCGCTTGCCTGGCTTTCCTACCCGAGGCCTTTGACTTCATAGCGCGGGACCCTGACGAGACGCTGCGCCTGTCTGAGCCTCTGGGTGGGAACCTTTTGGGAGAATACACCCAGCTTGCCAG GGAATGTGGACTTTGGCTGTCCTTGGGTGGTTTCCATGAGCGTGGCCAAGACTGGGCGCAGACTCAGAAAATCTACAATTGTCATGTGCTTCTGGACAATAAGG gCTCCATAGTGGCCACTTACAGGAAGACACATCTGTGTGATGTAGAGATTCCAGGGCAGGAGCCAATGTGTGAGAGCAGTTCTACCTTGCCAGGGCCCAGCCTGGAGCCACCTATCAACACACCAGCAGGAAAG ATTGGTCTGGCTGTCTGCTACGATATGCGGTTCCCTGAACTCTCCCTAAAACTGGCTCAGGCTGGAGCAGAAATACTCACCTATCCATCTGCTTTTGGATTTGTTACAGGCCCAGCCCACTGGGAG GTGCTGCTACGGGCCCGGGCCATCGAAACCCAATGCTATGTGGTGGCGGCAGCGCAGTGTGGACGCCACCATGACAAGAGAGCCAGTTACGGCCACAGCATGGTGGTGGACCCTTGGGGGACAGTGGTGGCCAGATGCTCTGAGGGACCAGGCCTCTGCCTTGCCCAAATTGACCTCCGTTACCTTCAACAGCTACGCCAGCACCTGCCAGTGTCCCAGCATCGCAGGCCTGACCTCTATGGAAATCTGAGTCACCCACTGTCTTAG
- the PFDN2 gene encoding prefoldin subunit 2 isoform X1: protein MADGSGRAGKTSSSGAGKGAVSAEQVIAGFNRLRQEQRGLASKAAELEMELNEHSLVIDTLKEVDDTRKCYRMVGGVLVERTVKEVLPALENNKEQIQKIIETLTQQLQAKGKELNEFREKHNIRLMGEDEKPTAKENSEGAGAKASSAGVLVS from the exons ATGGCGGACGGCAGTGGGCGCGCCGGCAAGACCAGCAGCAGCGGCGCGGGGAAGGGGGCGGTGTCGGCGGAGCAG GTCATTGCTGGCTTTAACCGCCTTCGGCAAGAGCAGCGGGGCCTGGCTTCCAAAGCAGCCGAGCTGGAGATGGAGTTGAACGAGCACAG CCTGGTGATTGATACGCTCAAGGAGGTAGATGACACCCGTAAGTGCTACCGCATGGTTGGAGGGGTACTGGTGGAGCGAACTGTCAAAGAGGTGCTGCCCGCCTTGGAGAACAACAAGGAACAG atacaGAAGATCATTGAGACACTAACACAGCAGCTTCAGGCCAAGGGGAAAGAACTGAATGAATTCCGGGAAAAGCACAATATTCGCCTCATGGGGGAGGACGAGAAGCCAACTGCCAAGGAAAACTCAGAAGGGGCGGGGGCCAAGGCCAGCTCCGCTGGGGTCTTGGTCTCCTAG
- the PFDN2 gene encoding prefoldin subunit 2 isoform X2, protein MVIAGFNRLRQEQRGLASKAAELEMELNEHSLVIDTLKEVDDTRKCYRMVGGVLVERTVKEVLPALENNKEQIQKIIETLTQQLQAKGKELNEFREKHNIRLMGEDEKPTAKENSEGAGAKASSAGVLVS, encoded by the exons atg GTCATTGCTGGCTTTAACCGCCTTCGGCAAGAGCAGCGGGGCCTGGCTTCCAAAGCAGCCGAGCTGGAGATGGAGTTGAACGAGCACAG CCTGGTGATTGATACGCTCAAGGAGGTAGATGACACCCGTAAGTGCTACCGCATGGTTGGAGGGGTACTGGTGGAGCGAACTGTCAAAGAGGTGCTGCCCGCCTTGGAGAACAACAAGGAACAG atacaGAAGATCATTGAGACACTAACACAGCAGCTTCAGGCCAAGGGGAAAGAACTGAATGAATTCCGGGAAAAGCACAATATTCGCCTCATGGGGGAGGACGAGAAGCCAACTGCCAAGGAAAACTCAGAAGGGGCGGGGGCCAAGGCCAGCTCCGCTGGGGTCTTGGTCTCCTAG
- the KLHDC9 gene encoding kelch domain-containing protein 9 isoform X1, which translates to MADGRGWTWRPVARDALLARAFHSCTELGGRFYLVGGLLAGGAREPSADAVLLEPAGGRVMRAGGAGAPGRSHHDAAALGGRWLCVVGGWDGTRRRASVAALDTERGQWEAWAPAACSRAPAGLSSHTCTRLSDRELRVAGREGGTRTQRRFGSVYTLRLDPAARTYCYKEEGCHTASRSGHCAALLPTPGRQPGHQLLLFGGCSSGEAEVAGHWRPGKIKEEPPAAPRLTEQLARLVSSGQGSLQGPRGLRHHSCSVVGPFAVLFGGETLTRARDPVCNDLYIYDTRQSPALWFHFPSANRSLKRVGHRTCLWEDQLYLVGGFGEDGRTASPEVYILDLFT; encoded by the exons ATGGCGGACGGGCGGGGCTGGACCTGGCGGCCGGTGGCCCGGGACGCGCTGCTGGCGCGGGCCTTTCATTCGTGCACCGAGCTGGGGGGGCGCTTCTACCTGGTGGGGGGGCTGCTGGCTGGGGGCGCGCGCGAGCCCAGCGCCGACGCGGTGCTGCTGGAGCCGGCGGGCGGCCGGGTGATGCGGGCGGGCGGCGCGGGCGCCCCGGGGCGTAGCCACCACGACGCGGCTGCGCTGGGCGGCCGCTGGCTGTGCGTGGTGGGCGGCTGGGACGGGACGCGCCGCCGCGCCTCAGTGGCCGCGCTGGACACGGAGCGCGGGCAGTGGGAGGCCTGGGCACCCGCCGCCTGCAGCCGGGCCCCCGCCGGCCTCAGCAGCCACACCTGCACCCGCCTGTCGGACCGTGAGTTGCGGGTGGCCGGCCGCGAGGGCGGGACGCGCACGCAGCGCCGCTTCGGAAGCGTCTACACGCTCCGCCTGGACCCCGCCGCCCGCACCTATTG CTACAAGGAGGAGGGCTGCCACACGGCCTCCCGCTCCGGCCACTGCGCTGCCCTTCTGCCCACCCCGGGGCGCCAGCCCGGACACCAGCTGCTGCTCTTCGGTGGGTGCAGCTCAGGAGAAGCAGAAGTTGCCGGCCACTGGCGTCCCGGGAAGATTAAG GAGGAGCCTCCTGCGGCCCCCCGTTTGACGGAACAGCTGGCACGGCTTGTGAGCAGTGGACAGGGGTCGCTGCAGGGACCTCGGGGCCTGCGGCATCACTCGTGCTCTGTGGTGGGGCCTTTTGCAGTGCTGTTCGGTGGAGAGACTCTAACGAGAGCTAGGGACCCTGTCTGCAATGACCTGTACATCTATGACACCC GCCAATCTCCTGCACTGTGGTTTCACTTTCCCAGTGCCAACCGCAGCCTGAAGCGCGTGGGCCATCGGACCTGCCTCTGGGAGGATCAGCTCTACCTGGTTGGTGGTTTTGGGGAGGATGGCAGGACAGCTAGCCCAGAAGTATACATCCTGGATCTCTTCACCTAA
- the KLHDC9 gene encoding kelch domain-containing protein 9 isoform X2 — translation MADGRGWTWRPVARDALLARAFHSCTELGGRFYLVGGLLAGGAREPSADAVLLEPAGGRVMRAGGAGAPGRSHHDAAALGGRWLCVVGGWDGTRRRASVAALDTERGQWEAWAPAACSRAPAGLSSHTCTRLSDRELRVAGREGGTRTQRRFGSVYTLRLDPAARTYCYKEEGCHTASRSGHCAALLPTPGRQPGHQLLLFGGCSSGEAEVAGHWRPGKIKFFLPQGGASCGPPFDGTAGTACEQWTGVAAGTSGPAASLVLCGGAFCSAVRWRDSNES, via the exons ATGGCGGACGGGCGGGGCTGGACCTGGCGGCCGGTGGCCCGGGACGCGCTGCTGGCGCGGGCCTTTCATTCGTGCACCGAGCTGGGGGGGCGCTTCTACCTGGTGGGGGGGCTGCTGGCTGGGGGCGCGCGCGAGCCCAGCGCCGACGCGGTGCTGCTGGAGCCGGCGGGCGGCCGGGTGATGCGGGCGGGCGGCGCGGGCGCCCCGGGGCGTAGCCACCACGACGCGGCTGCGCTGGGCGGCCGCTGGCTGTGCGTGGTGGGCGGCTGGGACGGGACGCGCCGCCGCGCCTCAGTGGCCGCGCTGGACACGGAGCGCGGGCAGTGGGAGGCCTGGGCACCCGCCGCCTGCAGCCGGGCCCCCGCCGGCCTCAGCAGCCACACCTGCACCCGCCTGTCGGACCGTGAGTTGCGGGTGGCCGGCCGCGAGGGCGGGACGCGCACGCAGCGCCGCTTCGGAAGCGTCTACACGCTCCGCCTGGACCCCGCCGCCCGCACCTATTG CTACAAGGAGGAGGGCTGCCACACGGCCTCCCGCTCCGGCCACTGCGCTGCCCTTCTGCCCACCCCGGGGCGCCAGCCCGGACACCAGCTGCTGCTCTTCGGTGGGTGCAGCTCAGGAGAAGCAGAAGTTGCCGGCCACTGGCGTCCCGGGAAGATTAAG TTCTTTCTCCCCCAAGGAGGAGCCTCCTGCGGCCCCCCGTTTGACGGAACAGCTGGCACGGCTTGTGAGCAGTGGACAGGGGTCGCTGCAGGGACCTCGGGGCCTGCGGCATCACTCGTGCTCTGTGGTGGGGCCTTTTGCAGTGCTGTTCGGTGGAGAGACTCTAACGAGAGCTAG